Proteins co-encoded in one Synechococcus elongatus PCC 6301 genomic window:
- the larB gene encoding nickel pincer cofactor biosynthesis protein LarB encodes MIDSQALQTLLEGVATGAIAPQQALEQLRYLDTETISDFARIDHHRQLRTGFPEVIWGQDKTTEQILTLFRAYAARNQAAIATRIEPDRIPRLQAQLPELTYDSIARIAALQPQLPQPQPGRLAVVSAGTSDLPVAEEAAVVAELWGFRVDRIRDVGVAGLHRLLAERSRLDQADVLIVVAGMEGALPSVIAGLVACPIIAVPTSVGYGASFQGLAALLSMLNSCAPGMGVVNIDNGFGAAQLAGRILRRLHRLGRSDDQ; translated from the coding sequence ATGATTGATTCACAGGCACTACAAACCCTCCTAGAAGGGGTGGCAACCGGGGCGATCGCCCCTCAACAAGCCTTGGAACAACTGCGCTATCTCGACACTGAAACGATCAGTGACTTTGCTCGGATTGACCACCATCGGCAGTTGCGCACCGGGTTCCCCGAAGTCATCTGGGGGCAAGACAAGACCACTGAGCAAATCCTGACGCTCTTTCGCGCCTATGCGGCCCGCAACCAAGCTGCGATCGCTACGCGCATTGAGCCCGATCGCATTCCCCGACTTCAGGCACAGTTGCCCGAACTGACCTACGACTCGATCGCTCGCATCGCTGCCCTGCAACCTCAGCTCCCCCAACCGCAACCGGGACGTTTGGCGGTTGTCAGTGCAGGCACTTCCGATCTACCCGTGGCAGAAGAAGCCGCAGTCGTGGCTGAACTCTGGGGATTCCGCGTCGATCGCATTCGCGATGTGGGTGTGGCGGGACTGCACCGTCTCTTGGCCGAGCGATCGCGACTCGATCAAGCCGATGTGCTGATTGTGGTGGCGGGTATGGAGGGGGCGCTGCCCAGTGTGATTGCTGGCTTAGTAGCCTGCCCAATTATTGCAGTGCCCACCAGCGTTGGCTATGGTGCTAGTTTCCAAGGTTTAGCAGCCCTGCTCTCAATGCTAAACAGTTGTGCACCCGGCATGGGTGTGGTCAATATTGACAATGGATTTGGAGCTGCTCAACTAGCTGGGCGGATCCTCCGCCGTCTGCATCGACTGGGAAGAAGCGACGACCAATGA